In Dethiosulfovibrio russensis, a single window of DNA contains:
- a CDS encoding ATP-dependent endonuclease: protein MKISSVRVNNFRKLQCCHIEFSENTTLFVGANNSGKTSAMDALGKFLAGRGFDFNDFTISNRPAINMIGDEWIAQDCKIPEDLTRWDNLVPIMDVWLEVERNEIHYVASIIPTLKWRGGKLGVRLAFQPKDISKLFTEYREAYSAARTTESAGKGKDGAHINLYPKDLCDFIGKNLAVYFSIKSYVLDPEQLLAEPPQPTSYAMECFTDNPLKGIIRIDMIDAQRGFSDPDSSDERERSRKQLSTQMRSYYDKHLDPEKLPTSEDLEILEVTEQARGVFDKSLADKFAPAISELEGLGYPGVTDPKITITTKVSTSDTLKHDSAVQYALSKNDVTLKMPEKYNGLGYQNLISMVFDLMSFRDSWMRVGKARQEEDAADIIEPLHLVLVEEPEAHLHMQVQQVFIRKAYSVLRNHNFLNDKKNFATQLVISTHSSHIARETNFADLRYFKRLPECASCNIATAKVINLSDVFGKEDETDKFVTRYLQTTHCDLFFADAAILVEGSAESMLVPHFIKDNYPELHQRYVSILNINGRHSHRLSPLIDKLCLPTLVISDLDSVEPGGHHKAARPVRNEKLISGNYAITDWLLKENGLDTLLDLPAERKVFANETAYKYSIRIAYQTPVKINFNGTSTETLSSTFEDCLIYTNYKLFKDLKKHDLGDDAGNLIKKVNIALNTIELFNELHAQIYRELREGKSDQKAEFALDLIYTIDPRKLTVPKYIAEGLKWLQALLCPEEC, encoded by the coding sequence GTGAAGATTTCATCTGTTCGCGTTAATAATTTTCGAAAGCTACAATGTTGTCATATAGAGTTCAGCGAAAACACTACTCTTTTCGTAGGCGCTAATAATAGCGGAAAGACTTCCGCTATGGATGCTTTAGGTAAATTCTTGGCAGGTAGAGGTTTTGATTTTAATGATTTTACCATATCAAACCGTCCCGCCATAAATATGATCGGCGATGAATGGATAGCTCAGGATTGTAAGATTCCGGAAGATTTGACAAGATGGGATAACCTCGTTCCCATAATGGATGTTTGGCTAGAGGTTGAACGTAACGAAATTCATTATGTTGCCAGTATCATACCTACATTGAAATGGCGAGGTGGAAAGCTTGGAGTCCGCCTTGCCTTTCAGCCTAAAGATATTTCAAAGTTATTTACAGAATATCGGGAGGCTTATTCTGCGGCTCGTACTACTGAATCTGCAGGAAAAGGAAAAGATGGGGCTCATATAAATTTATACCCAAAAGATTTATGTGATTTCATCGGTAAAAACTTAGCTGTGTATTTTTCTATTAAGTCATATGTACTTGACCCAGAACAGTTATTAGCAGAACCACCACAACCAACATCTTATGCAATGGAATGCTTCACCGATAACCCTTTAAAGGGAATCATTAGGATCGATATGATTGACGCTCAGCGTGGCTTTTCAGATCCAGATTCTTCCGATGAAAGAGAAAGGTCACGAAAACAATTGTCTACCCAAATGCGGAGCTATTACGACAAACACTTAGATCCCGAGAAGCTCCCTACCTCTGAGGATTTAGAGATATTGGAAGTTACCGAACAAGCAAGAGGTGTTTTTGATAAAAGCCTAGCCGATAAATTTGCTCCCGCAATTTCAGAACTGGAAGGCTTGGGCTATCCTGGCGTAACTGATCCCAAAATTACGATTACAACGAAGGTTAGTACGAGTGATACGTTGAAGCACGATTCTGCCGTACAGTATGCTCTTAGCAAAAACGATGTAACATTAAAAATGCCGGAAAAGTATAATGGTTTAGGTTATCAGAATCTCATCTCAATGGTATTCGATCTAATGAGTTTCCGCGACAGTTGGATGAGGGTGGGAAAAGCCCGACAAGAAGAAGACGCTGCAGATATAATTGAACCATTGCATTTAGTTTTAGTAGAAGAGCCGGAAGCGCATTTGCATATGCAGGTGCAGCAAGTATTTATACGGAAAGCCTACTCAGTGCTGCGAAATCATAACTTTCTTAATGACAAGAAAAATTTTGCCACACAACTTGTGATTAGCACCCATTCCAGCCATATTGCGCGCGAGACAAACTTTGCGGATTTGCGCTATTTCAAGCGACTTCCCGAATGCGCCAGCTGTAACATTGCCACAGCAAAAGTGATTAATCTATCCGATGTGTTTGGTAAAGAAGATGAAACAGATAAATTTGTAACGCGATATCTGCAAACAACCCATTGTGACTTATTCTTTGCAGATGCTGCCATATTAGTTGAGGGTTCTGCTGAAAGCATGTTAGTACCTCATTTTATAAAAGATAATTATCCTGAGTTACATCAAAGATATGTTTCTATACTTAATATAAATGGTCGTCATTCACATAGACTTAGTCCTTTAATTGATAAACTCTGCTTACCTACATTAGTGATTTCCGATTTAGACTCTGTGGAACCAGGAGGTCACCATAAGGCTGCTCGTCCTGTTCGAAATGAAAAATTAATAAGCGGCAACTATGCAATTACTGATTGGCTGCTTAAGGAAAATGGTTTGGACACGCTTCTTGATCTTCCAGCAGAACGAAAAGTGTTTGCAAATGAAACAGCCTATAAATATTCTATTCGTATTGCCTATCAGACTCCAGTGAAAATTAATTTTAATGGAACGTCAACAGAAACATTGTCGAGCACATTTGAAGACTGTCTGATTTACACGAATTACAAATTATTCAAGGACCTTAAAAAACACGACCTTGGAGATGATGCCGGGAACCTTATTAAGAAGGTAAATATCGCGCTTAATACCATAGAGTTATTTAACGAACTCCACGCTCAAATATATCGAGAACTTCGTGAGGGAAAGTCTGATCAAAAAGCTGAATTCGCTTTGGATTTAATTTATACAATCGATCCCCGCAAACTGACGGTTCCGAAGTATATTGCAGAGGGCTTAAAATGGCTTCAAGCGCTTCTGTGTCCGGAGGAGTGTTGA